TTCGCGTTTAGGATCTGCCAAGGAGATTCAACCTTAATGTAATATAGTATAAACAGTCATGTGAGGACTGATTGTTGTCCCAACTCCTATCTCTCATTTTAACAGTTTGTTTATGAGAGAATAGGCTTTTTCTACACTACCGACACCAATTCCTGTTTGTAAGTTCATTTAGTAATTATCAGAGAGCCATACTAATTAAATAAACCGAAATGTGTACATGTGTATTAGGCAACTTTTTTCATTAAAACGACATCCAGAGCATCTGCACGGGTACAGGCTTCCCAGTACTCTTTAAATTCCTGATATTGATCTTCAAACACAATACCCCCTCGATGGTCCACTTCGCGTTTGCAAATGAGACATGAACCTTCGACAAATACGGATGCCTGATAACGCCCCCACTTACATTCCAGTTCATGTGAGTAAGGCAATCCATAACCTTGATATCCTGGAGGGATTTCAATTTTGTGATCATCGGTGAACCGAACAGGGTTGGGAGTTTGTAACGCTGAAGTTCTTTTTTGGACATTTACCAGACCAACGGTATGCATTGATCCTATCCAGGGGATGCGAAAAAGAATGATATCTTCAATCTGTCGGGACCATTTCTCCAGTGTAGTCCGGTAGGTATAGCTTACTTTTTTAGAAATATCTTTGAGGCTGATAAATCGAGGTGATTCAATTCTGGCTCCTGTCAGATGAGCCGCTAGTTCTTTTTCCAGGGTGAGTGCCGTAGATTCTACATTTCGGTTCACATATTTCAAACGAAGTTCCATGGCGGTATCGCCGGTCGTTGTTACTTCAGCTGTGAACTGATAACTGCAATCTTCTGACAAAACACCATGACAGACGCGATTGATTTGATGACTTTGAGAACCACGATCAGGAATCGTGGTCAGTTCGCCGCCATTGGAGTTCAGGAGTAGCGCCTGAGTACCTTGATCGTTTGTTGGCAGATCTTTAAATGTAACAGGTCCACCAGCAGGGTCTAACCAAAGACGCTTTCCATTTTCCAAGTCAACACAAACGATGGCGTGGTCAAATCGTGCTCCCGGTAAAAAAGAGACTGAGCCGTTCATACGTGTAAGAAGGATTGCGATGTTACATTTGATTTCCAGATGTCTCAGCATGGAAACCATCAGAGATGATTTATCTTTACAGTCGCCTCGCATGTCCTCCAGCATGGAACCCACTTCACGCGTCTTTTCCAGGTTCAGTTCATTAGGGTGTCGTCCATACCTGACGTCTTCAGAAGAGTACTTATATATCGAATAGAGTTTCTCTTCTTCACTCTGATCTTCCTGCGTGAGTTCTTCGGACAATTTCTGAATTTGGGAAGGTGTTTTTTGAGGTGGATCCAGATCCTGCATGTAAAATTTTGTGACCGGCTCCCAGGAAGACAGTGTTGTAAAATCGACCCATGGTAAGACATCCCTTGGATGAGGAGTACCATCATCTGTTTCATAACCGGGGACATCACGCATGTCCCACTGGTAGACATGATATTTTCCCTGTTTCCATTTCTCAGGCGCTTGTTCTGTGAGATGCAATTTAAACTCAAACGAAAACGGCTCGGCGATGGCGACAGTAAAACGCAGTCT
The Gimesia aquarii DNA segment above includes these coding regions:
- a CDS encoding DUF3857 domain-containing protein, with amino-acid sequence MNQSSKVLTLKPKRKLWRTRFKMARSTFSFATRIPYQEVCQPEVSEEELQHWGEYILLSDSVCVLHRDGTITRRAHNLTKLHANESLAQWDEVYRFYDRQTSLYKIQTAKVHLPDGSSKKAKKVVQPYGQTYLNFYPLRPGVTVEFEEQQDFFTPDRIAACMWGQEFLRFAIPCRRLRFTVAIAEPFSFEFKLHLTEQAPEKWKQGKYHVYQWDMRDVPGYETDDGTPHPRDVLPWVDFTTLSSWEPVTKFYMQDLDPPQKTPSQIQKLSEELTQEDQSEEEKLYSIYKYSSEDVRYGRHPNELNLEKTREVGSMLEDMRGDCKDKSSLMVSMLRHLEIKCNIAILLTRMNGSVSFLPGARFDHAIVCVDLENGKRLWLDPAGGPVTFKDLPTNDQGTQALLLNSNGGELTTIPDRGSQSHQINRVCHGVLSEDCSYQFTAEVTTTGDTAMELRLKYVNRNVESTALTLEKELAAHLTGARIESPRFISLKDISKKVSYTYRTTLEKWSRQIEDIILFRIPWIGSMHTVGLVNVQKRTSALQTPNPVRFTDDHKIEIPPGYQGYGLPYSHELECKWGRYQASVFVEGSCLICKREVDHRGGIVFEDQYQEFKEYWEACTRADALDVVLMKKVA